Proteins encoded together in one Solidesulfovibrio fructosivorans JJ] window:
- a CDS encoding sigma-54 interaction domain-containing protein: protein MKRPLDPFPGDDASAFALENVADGVFAVDRDFIVRYFNLAAGEIARVDPADAVGRTCREVFGVTNCRSVCVLRQCMEEARPIANRIVTLKRAGCPNVPVCVSVAPIWATGGMVIGGVQVFRDLSGGGFVSRLAGLQPLDDFGTCDPHLSEIVRMLPQIAQSDSTVLLLGESGTGKEVFARAIHKLSQRSSGPFVAVNCGALPEQLMESELFGYKSGAFTDARRDKPGRFALADSGTLLLDEIGDLPYAMQAKILRALQERSYEPLGGVETLPADVRVIAATNRDLGRMVAEGTFRQDLYYRLNVVVIRIPPLRERPGDVPLLVERVLGRCRMALTKHISSVSPEAMERLMAHDYPGNIRELENIIEYAAILCQGQVIEPCHLPEDLRGAAGGCGVRSGRTMAEVRFLAAREAVERHGGNRNAACRELEISKDTLRRILGRRDADA, encoded by the coding sequence ATGAAGCGACCCCTTGACCCCTTTCCCGGCGACGACGCCAGCGCATTCGCCTTGGAAAACGTGGCCGATGGCGTGTTTGCCGTGGACCGCGATTTCATCGTTCGCTACTTCAACCTTGCCGCGGGGGAGATCGCCCGCGTCGATCCGGCCGATGCCGTGGGCCGCACCTGTCGCGAGGTCTTCGGCGTCACCAACTGCCGGTCGGTGTGCGTGCTACGCCAGTGCATGGAAGAGGCGCGCCCCATCGCCAACCGCATCGTCACGCTCAAGCGGGCGGGATGTCCCAATGTGCCCGTGTGCGTGAGCGTGGCCCCGATCTGGGCCACGGGCGGCATGGTCATCGGCGGTGTGCAGGTCTTCCGCGACCTGTCGGGCGGCGGGTTCGTCAGCCGGCTGGCCGGGTTGCAGCCGCTGGACGATTTCGGCACCTGCGATCCGCATCTGTCCGAGATCGTGCGCATGTTGCCCCAGATCGCCCAGAGCGACTCCACGGTGCTGCTCCTTGGCGAATCGGGCACGGGCAAGGAAGTCTTCGCCAGGGCCATCCACAAGCTTTCCCAGCGAAGCTCCGGCCCGTTCGTGGCCGTCAACTGCGGCGCGCTGCCCGAGCAGCTCATGGAATCGGAGCTTTTCGGCTATAAATCCGGGGCGTTTACCGACGCGCGCCGGGACAAGCCGGGCCGGTTCGCCCTGGCCGATTCCGGCACGCTTTTGCTCGACGAAATCGGCGATCTGCCCTATGCCATGCAGGCCAAGATATTGCGCGCCCTGCAGGAGCGGTCATACGAGCCGCTGGGGGGCGTGGAGACGCTGCCGGCGGATGTGCGGGTCATAGCCGCCACCAACCGCGACTTGGGCCGCATGGTGGCCGAGGGAACGTTTCGCCAGGACCTCTATTACCGCCTCAATGTGGTGGTGATCCGCATCCCGCCCTTGCGCGAGCGGCCGGGCGACGTGCCGCTGCTGGTCGAGCGGGTGCTCGGCCGCTGCCGCATGGCCCTGACCAAGCACATTTCTTCGGTAAGCCCCGAGGCCATGGAACGGCTTATGGCCCATGACTATCCGGGCAACATCCGGGAGCTCGAAAACATCATCGAGTACGCGGCCATTCTGTGCCAGGGTCAGGTTATCGAGCCCTGCCATCTACCCGAGGATTTGCGAGGCGCGGCAGGGGGATGTGGGGTGCGCTCCGGCCGGACCATGGCCGAGGTGCGTTTTCTGGCGGCGCGCGAGGCGGTGGAGCGGCACGGCGGCAATCGCAATGCCGCCTGTCGGGAACTGGAAATTTCCAAGGATACATTGCGGCGCATTCTCGGGCGTCGTGACGCGGACGCGTAG